From a single Pseudomonas cremoricolorata genomic region:
- a CDS encoding MFS transporter: MPIPYWRLSSFYLCYFALLGATAPFLSLYFHHLGFSPARIGELVAIPMLMRCVAPNLWGWLGDRSGRRLLIVRLGALCTLASFALIFVEHSYAWLALVMALHAFFWHAVLPQFEVITLAHLHGQTSRYSQVRLWGSIGFILAVVGLGRLFEWLSLDVYPLAVLAIMAAIVVASLWVPSAQPLEHSERPAAHGFLRQLRAPGVLAFYACVALMQLSHGPYYTFLTLHLEQLGYSRSAIGLLWALGVVAEVLMFLLMSRIFARCSVQAVLLVSFLLASARWLLLGTMADIPALLVLAQLLHAATFGCFHAASIAFVQASFGARQQGQGQALYAALSGTGGALGALYAGYSWNLLAPSFTFAVASVAALAAAIITALGLSARRSQTR, encoded by the coding sequence ATGCCCATTCCCTACTGGCGCCTGTCCAGCTTCTACCTCTGCTATTTCGCCTTGCTCGGCGCCACCGCGCCTTTTCTGTCGCTGTATTTCCATCACCTGGGGTTTTCTCCGGCACGCATCGGCGAGCTAGTGGCCATTCCCATGCTGATGCGCTGCGTGGCGCCCAACCTGTGGGGCTGGCTGGGGGACCGCAGCGGTCGACGTCTGTTGATCGTGCGCCTGGGGGCGCTGTGTACGCTGGCGAGCTTCGCGCTGATCTTCGTCGAGCACAGCTACGCCTGGCTGGCGCTGGTGATGGCGCTGCATGCGTTCTTCTGGCACGCGGTGCTGCCGCAGTTCGAGGTCATCACCCTGGCGCACCTGCACGGGCAGACCTCGCGCTACAGTCAGGTGCGCCTGTGGGGCTCGATCGGCTTCATCCTCGCCGTGGTCGGCCTGGGTCGGCTGTTCGAGTGGTTGAGCCTGGATGTGTATCCGCTGGCGGTGCTGGCGATCATGGCGGCCATCGTCGTTGCCAGTCTCTGGGTACCTTCGGCGCAACCGCTGGAGCACAGCGAGCGCCCGGCGGCGCACGGGTTCCTGCGCCAACTGCGTGCGCCGGGCGTGCTGGCCTTCTACGCCTGCGTGGCGCTGATGCAACTGAGCCACGGCCCGTACTACACCTTCCTCACCTTGCACCTTGAGCAACTGGGCTACAGCCGCAGCGCCATCGGCTTGCTATGGGCGCTTGGCGTGGTGGCCGAAGTGCTGATGTTCTTGCTGATGAGCCGGATCTTCGCCCGCTGTTCGGTGCAGGCGGTGCTGCTGGTGAGCTTTCTGCTCGCCAGCGCACGCTGGCTGTTGCTCGGCACAATGGCCGACATTCCCGCGCTGCTGGTGCTGGCCCAACTGCTGCACGCCGCCACGTTCGGCTGCTTCCATGCGGCCAGCATTGCTTTCGTCCAGGCCAGTTTCGGCGCGCGCCAGCAGGGTCAGGGCCAGGCGCTGTACGCCGCACTGTCGGGCACCGGCGGTGCCCTGGGGGCCCTGTATGCAGGCTATAGCTGGAACCTGTTGGCGCCGTCTTTCACCTTCGCCGTGGCCAGCGTCGCCGCTCTGGCCGCCGCCATCATCACCGCGCTCGGCTTGAGCGCACGCAGGAGTCAAACGCGATGA
- a CDS encoding DUF3509 domain-containing protein has protein sequence MDLIQQKFTSVFPAYQVNTQPRPDGGVLLTLRATDGKVSRRVLSYSQLHSAEQLSWAISAIRRDLAEQASELPVISMLQSQQRFALPTYR, from the coding sequence ATGGACCTTATCCAACAGAAATTCACTTCGGTTTTCCCGGCGTATCAGGTCAACACCCAGCCCCGTCCTGATGGTGGTGTGCTGCTGACCCTGCGCGCGACCGACGGTAAAGTCAGCCGCCGTGTGCTGTCCTACAGCCAACTGCACAGTGCTGAGCAGCTGTCCTGGGCGATCAGCGCCATCCGTCGCGACCTGGCCGAACAAGCCAGCGAACTGCCAGTCATCTCGATGCTGCAAAGCCAGCAGCGCTTCGCACTGCCGACCTACCGCTGA
- a CDS encoding ankyrin repeat domain-containing protein, with amino-acid sequence MQDAAPAAMTDEETAAFAAQVFDCARAGDAQMLDRLVSSGLPVDLRNGKGDTLLMLASYHGHVEAVKVLLRHGADPLIANDNNQLPIAGAAFKGDLPMIRLLVENGVPVDAAAQDGRTALMLAAMFNRGEILEYLLAQGADPTHRDARGATALVAAQTMGAVEAVERLQALAG; translated from the coding sequence ATGCAAGACGCTGCCCCCGCTGCCATGACCGATGAAGAAACCGCTGCCTTCGCCGCACAAGTGTTCGACTGTGCCCGGGCAGGTGACGCCCAGATGCTCGATCGTCTGGTCTCCAGCGGTCTGCCGGTCGATCTGCGCAATGGCAAGGGCGACACGCTGCTGATGCTGGCGAGCTATCACGGGCATGTCGAGGCGGTGAAGGTGCTGCTGCGCCATGGTGCAGATCCACTGATCGCCAACGACAACAATCAGCTGCCCATCGCCGGTGCAGCGTTCAAAGGCGATCTGCCGATGATTCGTCTGCTGGTCGAGAACGGTGTACCGGTCGATGCCGCCGCGCAGGATGGCCGTACCGCGCTGATGCTGGCGGCCATGTTCAACCGCGGCGAAATTCTCGAGTACCTGCTGGCCCAAGGTGCCGACCCCACGCATCGCGATGCTCGCGGCGCCACGGCACTGGTGGCGGCACAGACCATGGGTGCGGTGGAAGCGGTCGAGCGTCTGCAAGCGCTGGCTGGCTGA
- a CDS encoding vWA domain-containing protein, with protein sequence MLLNLFTELRAAKVPVSLRELLDLHAALEQHVVFADMQQFYFLARAILVKDERHFDKFDRAFAAYFDGLHDLDQHLEASIPEEWLRKAFERSLSAEERAQIQSLGGLDKLIEAFKQRLAEQKERHAGGNKWIGIGGTSPFGSGGYNPEGIRIGDAGERQGKAVKVWEQREYRNLDDQVELGTRNIKLALRRLRKFARQGAADEFDIAGTIDQTARDAGLLNIQMRPERRNAVKLLLLFDIGGSMDAHVKVCEELFSACRSEFKHLEYYYFHNFIYETVWKNNLRRNSERMATFDLLHKYGDDYSVIFVGDAAMAPYEITQPGGSVEHWNEEAGYVWMQRVLDKFSKVIWINPYPLRAWDYTASTQLVRELIGERMFPMTLQGLEDGMKYLAK encoded by the coding sequence ATGCTCCTGAACCTGTTCACCGAACTGCGCGCGGCCAAGGTGCCGGTGTCACTGCGCGAGCTGCTCGACCTGCATGCAGCGCTGGAGCAGCACGTGGTGTTCGCCGACATGCAGCAGTTCTATTTCCTCGCCCGCGCCATCCTGGTCAAGGACGAGCGGCACTTCGACAAGTTCGACCGCGCCTTTGCCGCTTACTTCGACGGCCTGCATGACCTCGACCAGCACCTGGAAGCATCGATCCCCGAAGAGTGGCTGCGCAAGGCGTTCGAGCGCTCGCTGAGCGCTGAAGAGCGCGCACAGATTCAGTCGCTCGGTGGCCTGGACAAACTCATAGAAGCGTTCAAGCAGCGCCTGGCCGAGCAGAAGGAACGCCATGCCGGCGGCAACAAGTGGATCGGCATCGGCGGCACCAGCCCGTTCGGGTCGGGCGGCTACAACCCTGAAGGCATTCGCATCGGCGATGCCGGCGAACGTCAGGGCAAGGCGGTGAAAGTGTGGGAACAGCGCGAATACCGCAACCTCGATGACCAAGTCGAGCTGGGCACGCGCAACATCAAGCTGGCCCTGCGCCGCCTGAGGAAGTTCGCCCGCCAGGGCGCGGCGGACGAGTTCGATATCGCCGGCACCATCGACCAGACGGCCCGCGATGCCGGCCTGCTCAACATCCAGATGCGTCCCGAGCGGCGCAACGCGGTCAAGCTGCTGTTGCTGTTCGACATCGGCGGCTCGATGGACGCCCACGTGAAGGTGTGCGAAGAACTGTTCTCGGCGTGTCGCAGCGAGTTCAAGCACCTTGAGTATTACTACTTCCACAACTTCATCTATGAAACGGTGTGGAAGAACAACCTGCGTCGCAACAGCGAGCGCATGGCGACCTTCGACCTGCTGCACAAGTACGGTGACGACTACAGCGTCATCTTCGTCGGTGATGCGGCCATGGCGCCTTACGAAATCACTCAGCCAGGCGGCAGCGTCGAGCACTGGAACGAAGAGGCCGGTTATGTGTGGATGCAGCGAGTGCTGGATAAATTCAGCAAGGTCATCTGGATCAATCCGTATCCGCTGCGCGCCTGGGACTACACCGCCTCGACTCAGCTGGTACGCGAACTGATCGGCGAGCGGATGTTCCCGATGACCTTGCAAGGCCTGGAAGACGGCATGAAGTACCTGGCCAAGTGA
- a CDS encoding AAA family ATPase, protein MKFEGTRDYVATDDLKLAVNAAITLQRPLLVKGEPGTGKTLLAEQLAQSFGARLITWHIKSTTKAQQGLYEYDAVSRLRDSQLGVDKVHDVRNYLNKGKLWEAFEADERVVLLIDEIDKADIEFPNDLLQELDKMEFYVYETDETIKARHRPIIIITSNNEKELPDAFLRRCFFHYIAFPDRSTLQRIVDVHYPNISQSLVSEALDVFFDVRKVPGLKKKPSTSELVDWLKLLMADDISEAVLRERDPTKAIPPLAGALVKNEQDVQLLERLAFMSRRGNR, encoded by the coding sequence ATGAAATTCGAAGGCACCCGCGACTATGTCGCCACCGATGACCTCAAGCTTGCGGTCAACGCCGCAATCACCCTGCAGCGGCCGCTGTTGGTCAAAGGTGAGCCCGGCACCGGCAAGACGCTGCTGGCCGAACAGCTGGCGCAATCGTTCGGCGCGCGGCTGATCACCTGGCACATCAAGTCCACCACCAAGGCCCAGCAAGGGCTCTACGAGTACGACGCGGTCAGCCGCCTGCGCGATTCGCAGCTGGGCGTCGACAAAGTGCACGATGTGCGCAACTACCTGAACAAGGGCAAGCTGTGGGAAGCCTTCGAGGCCGATGAGCGGGTGGTGCTGCTGATCGACGAGATCGACAAGGCCGACATCGAATTTCCCAACGACCTGCTGCAAGAACTCGACAAGATGGAGTTCTACGTCTACGAGACCGACGAAACCATCAAGGCCCGACATCGGCCGATCATCATCATTACCTCCAACAATGAAAAAGAACTGCCCGACGCCTTCCTGCGTCGCTGCTTCTTCCACTACATCGCCTTCCCCGACCGCAGCACCTTGCAGCGCATCGTCGATGTGCATTACCCCAACATCAGCCAGTCCCTGGTCAGCGAGGCGCTGGACGTGTTCTTCGATGTGCGCAAGGTACCGGGGCTGAAGAAGAAGCCGTCCACCTCCGAGCTGGTCGACTGGCTCAAGCTGCTGATGGCCGACGACATCAGCGAAGCGGTGCTGCGTGAGCGCGACCCGACCAAGGCGATTCCACCGCTGGCAGGTGCTCTGGTGAAGAACGAGCAGGACGTGCAGTTGCTCGAGCGCCTGGCCTTCATGAGCCGTCGCGGCAACCGCTGA
- a CDS encoding DUF748 domain-containing protein — protein MKARYRWPLLSIAGLVALLVALHLALPWLVRDYLNGKLADMGEYRGEITDVDLAWWRGAYTINGLKIVKTSGKVPVPLLEAPLIDLSVSWHSLWYDQAVVAQVTFERPVINFVDGGSKQNSQSGRGTDWRQQLGKLLPITLNEVRIHDGSVRFRNFQSKPPVQLQATQLEASIHNLTNVRDQEGRRDASFEAKARLFGDAKVESSATFDPFSDFDDFQFRLRASDITLRQLNDFASAYGKFDFNAGSGDVVIEAQAENGRLNGYIKPLLRDVEVFDWQQDVENPNKGFFRSVWEALIGAGQTVLKNQPKNQFATRVELRGSVHQQDISAFEAFLQILRNGFIQAFNARYEQPKPDAE, from the coding sequence ATGAAAGCCCGTTATCGCTGGCCGCTGCTCAGTATCGCCGGCCTGGTCGCGCTGCTGGTGGCCCTGCATCTGGCCCTGCCCTGGCTGGTACGCGACTACCTCAACGGCAAACTGGCCGACATGGGCGAGTACCGTGGCGAGATCACCGATGTCGACCTGGCCTGGTGGCGCGGCGCCTACACCATCAACGGCCTGAAGATCGTCAAAACCAGCGGCAAGGTGCCGGTGCCGCTGCTGGAAGCGCCGCTGATCGACCTGTCAGTGAGCTGGCACTCGCTGTGGTACGACCAGGCGGTGGTCGCCCAGGTGACCTTCGAGCGGCCGGTGATCAACTTCGTCGACGGTGGCAGCAAGCAGAACTCGCAGTCGGGTCGCGGCACCGACTGGCGCCAGCAACTGGGCAAACTGCTGCCCATCACCCTCAACGAAGTGCGTATCCACGACGGCAGTGTGCGCTTTCGCAATTTCCAGTCCAAGCCACCGGTACAACTACAGGCCACCCAGCTGGAAGCCAGCATCCACAACCTGACCAACGTGCGCGATCAGGAAGGCCGCCGCGACGCCAGCTTCGAAGCCAAAGCGCGCCTGTTTGGCGACGCCAAGGTGGAAAGCAGCGCCACCTTCGACCCATTCAGCGACTTCGATGACTTCCAGTTCCGCCTGCGCGCCAGCGACATCACCCTGCGCCAGCTCAACGATTTCGCCAGCGCTTATGGCAAGTTCGATTTCAACGCCGGCAGCGGGGACGTGGTGATTGAGGCGCAAGCCGAAAACGGACGACTGAATGGCTATATCAAGCCGCTGCTGCGCGACGTCGAAGTGTTCGACTGGCAACAGGACGTCGAGAACCCGAACAAAGGCTTTTTCCGCTCGGTCTGGGAAGCCCTGATCGGCGCCGGGCAGACCGTGCTGAAGAATCAGCCCAAGAACCAGTTCGCTACCCGCGTGGAATTGCGCGGCAGCGTGCATCAGCAGGACATCAGCGCGTTCGAAGCGTTCCTGCAGATTCTGCGCAATGGGTTCATCCAGGCGTTCAACGCCCGCTACGAGCAACCCAAGCCGGATGCCGAATGA
- the cysK gene encoding cysteine synthase A, whose product MSRIFADNAHSIGNTPLVQINRIAPRGVTILAKIEGRNPGYSVKCRIGANMVWDAEASGKLRPGMTLVEPTSGNTGIGLAFVAAARGYKLLLTMPASMSLERRKVLKALGAELVLTEPAKGMKGAIEKAGEIVASDPDAYFMPGQFENPANPAIHEKTTGPEIWNDTDGAVDVLVAGVGTGGTITGVSRYIKTTQGKPILSVAVEPASSPLITQTLAGQELQPSPHKIQGIGAGFIPKNLDLSLVDLVETVTDDESKAMALRLMQEEGILCGISCGAAMAAAVRLAEKPEMQGKTIVVILPDSGERYLSSMLFSDLFSEQENQQ is encoded by the coding sequence ATGAGCCGCATCTTCGCAGACAACGCCCACTCCATTGGCAACACGCCGCTGGTCCAGATCAACCGTATCGCGCCGCGCGGGGTGACCATCCTGGCCAAGATCGAGGGGCGCAACCCGGGGTATTCGGTCAAGTGCCGGATCGGCGCCAACATGGTCTGGGACGCCGAAGCCAGCGGCAAGCTGCGCCCCGGTATGACCCTGGTCGAGCCGACCTCGGGCAACACCGGCATCGGCCTGGCGTTCGTCGCTGCGGCGCGCGGCTACAAACTGCTGCTGACCATGCCGGCGTCGATGAGCCTGGAGCGGCGCAAGGTGCTCAAGGCATTGGGCGCCGAACTGGTGCTGACCGAGCCGGCCAAGGGCATGAAGGGCGCCATCGAAAAGGCTGGCGAGATCGTCGCCTCCGACCCTGATGCCTACTTCATGCCCGGCCAGTTCGAGAACCCGGCCAACCCGGCGATCCATGAAAAGACCACCGGCCCGGAAATCTGGAATGACACCGACGGTGCGGTGGACGTGCTGGTAGCAGGCGTCGGTACTGGCGGCACCATCACCGGCGTGTCGCGCTACATCAAGACCACCCAGGGCAAGCCGATTCTGTCGGTGGCGGTCGAGCCTGCCAGCTCGCCGTTGATCACCCAGACCCTGGCCGGCCAGGAACTGCAGCCCAGCCCGCACAAGATCCAGGGTATCGGCGCCGGCTTCATTCCGAAGAACCTCGACCTCTCGCTGGTCGATCTGGTGGAAACGGTCACCGATGACGAGTCCAAGGCCATGGCCCTGCGCCTGATGCAGGAAGAGGGCATCCTCTGCGGCATCTCCTGCGGCGCGGCCATGGCCGCCGCGGTGCGCCTGGCCGAGAAACCGGAGATGCAGGGCAAGACCATCGTCGTCATCCTGCCCGACTCGGGTGAGCGCTACCTGTCGAGCATGCTCTTCAGTGACCTGTTCAGCGAGCAGGAAAACCAGCAGTGA
- a CDS encoding aspartyl/asparaginyl beta-hydroxylase domain-containing protein, which translates to MTFSFIAKAGVLLVFSASVLFVHLRGKARLPVLRQFVNHSALFAPYNALMYLFSGVPSKPYLDRQCFPELDVLKDNWQEIRVEAMRLFDEGYIRAAEKDNDAGFGSFFKKGWKRFYLKWYDKPLPSAEALCPRTVELVSSIPNVKGAMFALLPGGSHLNPHRDPFAGSLRYHLGLSTPNSDDCRIYVDGQVYAWRDGEDVMFDETYVHWVKNETEQTRVILFCDVERPLTSPLMTRINRKVSAFLGRATAPQNTDEERVGGINQAYAWSKRFSNKLSTHVKRFKRANPKAYRVLRPVLAVLVAYLLYRWLF; encoded by the coding sequence ATGACGTTTTCCTTCATCGCCAAGGCGGGTGTGCTGCTGGTGTTCTCCGCCAGCGTGCTGTTCGTGCACCTGCGCGGCAAGGCGCGCCTGCCGGTGCTGCGCCAGTTCGTCAACCACTCGGCGCTGTTCGCCCCGTACAACGCGCTGATGTACCTGTTCTCGGGCGTGCCATCCAAGCCTTACCTCGACCGTCAGTGCTTCCCCGAACTGGACGTGCTCAAGGACAACTGGCAGGAAATCCGCGTCGAGGCCATGCGCCTGTTCGATGAGGGCTATATTCGCGCCGCCGAGAAAGACAACGATGCCGGTTTTGGTTCGTTCTTCAAGAAGGGCTGGAAGCGTTTCTACCTCAAGTGGTACGACAAACCGCTGCCCTCGGCCGAGGCGTTGTGCCCGCGCACCGTCGAGCTGGTCAGCAGCATTCCCAACGTCAAGGGCGCGATGTTCGCCCTGCTGCCCGGCGGTAGCCACCTCAATCCGCACCGCGATCCGTTCGCCGGTTCGTTGCGCTATCACCTGGGGCTGTCTACGCCCAACTCCGACGACTGCCGCATCTACGTCGACGGCCAGGTCTATGCCTGGCGCGATGGCGAAGACGTGATGTTCGACGAAACCTACGTGCACTGGGTGAAAAACGAAACCGAGCAGACCCGGGTGATTCTGTTCTGCGACGTCGAGCGTCCGCTGACCAGCCCGCTGATGACCCGCATCAATCGCAAGGTCAGTGCCTTCCTCGGCCGCGCCACCGCGCCGCAGAACACCGATGAAGAGCGCGTTGGCGGGATCAACCAGGCCTACGCCTGGAGCAAGCGCTTCAGCAACAAGCTCAGCACCCACGTCAAACGCTTCAAGCGCGCCAACCCCAAGGCCTACCGCGTGCTGCGCCCGGTGCTGGCAGTGCTGGTGGCGTACCTGCTGTATCGCTGGCTGTTCTGA
- a CDS encoding DUF4265 domain-containing protein translates to MNTDDAGTCGARKILVRLAHDHNGYPTASVEGLWAQPVEGGYRIDSLPFHAYDVAPGDIVEVRIDGEMAWLERVQHSSGASVLRVIVKAADELNEVLAALQQFACPCELERSTRMIAVHVPAQVGIDALLYFLLVQRQAGVVDFEEGVLRHAFSAGLPL, encoded by the coding sequence ATGAACACCGACGACGCTGGCACCTGCGGCGCGCGCAAGATCCTGGTACGCCTGGCACACGACCACAACGGTTACCCCACCGCTTCGGTCGAGGGTTTGTGGGCGCAACCGGTCGAGGGTGGCTATCGCATCGACAGCCTGCCCTTCCATGCCTACGACGTGGCGCCGGGCGATATCGTCGAGGTGCGCATCGACGGCGAAATGGCCTGGCTGGAACGCGTGCAACACAGCAGCGGCGCCTCGGTGCTGCGAGTGATCGTCAAGGCTGCAGATGAGCTGAACGAGGTGCTCGCTGCGCTGCAACAGTTCGCCTGCCCCTGCGAACTGGAGCGCTCGACACGGATGATCGCCGTGCACGTGCCGGCGCAGGTCGGCATCGATGCGCTGCTGTACTTCCTGCTGGTGCAACGCCAGGCGGGGGTGGTGGATTTCGAGGAAGGGGTGCTGCGGCACGCATTTTCGGCGGGGTTACCGCTGTAG
- a CDS encoding DMT family transporter: MPATALVRLLLLAAVWGASFLFMRIIAPQLGTVPTAFFRVAIACLGLLAIVAVSGAGWRFHGKLGACLLLGMINSGIPATLYSVAAQVLPAGYSAIFNATTPLMGVLIGALFFQEALTAAKLAGIFLGLLGVGILSGAGPVALDAALLQGALACLAATTCYGFAGYLARRWVSGLDSRLSALGSMLGATLLLAPAFVWSAATQPPASWGGWQVWLSLLGLGLVCTALAYVLYFRLLGDIGPVKASTVTFMIPVFGVLWGAWLLDEPLSLAHAYGGALIAVALWLVLRPSVVRPGKPA, translated from the coding sequence GTGCCCGCTACCGCACTCGTTCGCCTGTTGCTGCTCGCCGCCGTCTGGGGCGCGAGCTTTCTGTTCATGCGCATCATCGCCCCGCAACTGGGCACCGTGCCCACGGCGTTCTTTCGCGTCGCCATCGCCTGCCTTGGCCTGCTGGCCATCGTTGCTGTCTCAGGCGCAGGTTGGCGCTTCCACGGCAAGCTCGGCGCTTGCCTGCTGCTGGGGATGATCAACTCCGGCATTCCGGCCACGCTGTATTCGGTGGCCGCGCAAGTGCTGCCGGCTGGCTATTCGGCGATCTTCAACGCCACCACGCCCCTGATGGGCGTGCTGATTGGCGCGCTGTTTTTCCAGGAAGCACTCACCGCGGCCAAGCTGGCGGGGATCTTCCTCGGTCTGCTGGGGGTGGGCATTCTCAGCGGCGCAGGGCCCGTGGCGCTGGATGCAGCGCTGCTGCAAGGCGCCCTGGCGTGCCTGGCGGCCACGACCTGCTATGGCTTTGCCGGTTATCTGGCGCGGCGTTGGGTCAGCGGCCTGGACAGCCGGCTGTCGGCCTTGGGCAGCATGCTCGGCGCCACCCTGCTGCTGGCGCCGGCGTTCGTCTGGAGCGCTGCCACCCAGCCGCCCGCCAGCTGGGGCGGCTGGCAGGTGTGGCTGTCGCTGCTGGGCCTGGGGTTGGTCTGCACGGCTTTGGCCTATGTGCTGTATTTCCGCCTGCTGGGCGATATCGGTCCGGTCAAGGCCAGTACCGTGACCTTCATGATTCCGGTATTCGGCGTGCTGTGGGGCGCCTGGCTGCTGGATGAGCCGCTGTCACTGGCCCACGCCTATGGCGGCGCGCTGATCGCCGTGGCCTTGTGGCTGGTGCTACGGCCAAGTGTCGTTCGGCCCGGCAAGCCGGCATGA
- a CDS encoding YciK family oxidoreductase translates to MFDYTARPELLKDRVILVTGAGRGIGAAAAKAYAALGATVLLLGKTEANLNEVYDQIQAAGHPEPVVIPFNLETALAHQYDELAVLIENQFGRLDGLLNNASIIGPRTPLEQLSGDNFMRVMHINVNATFMLTSTLLPLLKLSEDASVAFTSSSVGRVGRAYWGAYGVSKFATEGLMQTLADELEGVATVRANSINPGATRTGMRAQAYPGENPQNNPLPEDILPVYLYLMGPDSKGVNGQAFNAQ, encoded by the coding sequence ATGTTTGACTACACCGCCCGCCCCGAACTGCTCAAAGACCGGGTGATTCTGGTCACCGGTGCCGGCCGCGGTATCGGCGCCGCAGCGGCCAAGGCCTACGCCGCGCTGGGCGCCACGGTGCTGCTGCTAGGCAAGACCGAAGCCAACCTCAACGAGGTCTACGATCAGATCCAGGCCGCCGGTCACCCTGAACCCGTGGTGATCCCGTTCAACCTGGAAACCGCCCTGGCACATCAGTACGACGAACTGGCGGTGCTGATCGAAAACCAGTTCGGCCGCCTCGATGGCTTGCTCAACAACGCCTCGATCATCGGCCCGCGCACCCCGCTGGAGCAGCTGTCGGGCGATAACTTCATGCGTGTCATGCACATCAACGTCAACGCCACCTTCATGCTCACCAGCACGCTGCTGCCGCTGCTCAAGCTGTCCGAGGACGCTTCGGTAGCGTTCACCTCCAGCAGCGTCGGCCGCGTCGGACGCGCCTACTGGGGTGCCTATGGCGTGTCGAAGTTCGCCACCGAAGGCTTGATGCAGACCCTGGCCGACGAGCTCGAAGGTGTGGCCACGGTGCGCGCCAACAGCATCAACCCTGGCGCCACCCGCACCGGCATGCGCGCCCAGGCTTATCCGGGTGAGAATCCGCAGAACAACCCACTGCCCGAAGACATCCTGCCGGTCTATCTGTACCTGATGGGCCCGGACAGCAAGGGTGTAAACGGCCAGGCCTTCAACGCGCAGTAA
- the mupP gene encoding N-acetylmuramic acid 6-phosphate phosphatase MupP, which yields MRLRAVLFDMDGTLLDTAPDFIAISQAMLADRGLPAIADKTIRDVISGGARAMVAATFAISPDDEGFEALRLEFLERYQQDCAVHSALFPGMAELLADIEKGNLLWGVVTNKPLRFAEPIMQRLGLAERSALLICPDHVKRSKPDPEPLTLACATLKLDPASVLFVGDDLRDIESGRDAGTRTAAVRYGYIHPEDNPNNWGADVVVDHPLELRKVLDSALCGC from the coding sequence ATGCGCCTGAGAGCTGTACTGTTCGACATGGACGGCACCTTGCTGGACACCGCGCCGGACTTCATCGCCATCAGCCAGGCGATGCTTGCCGATCGCGGCCTGCCGGCGATTGCCGACAAGACCATCCGCGACGTGATCTCCGGCGGCGCGCGGGCGATGGTCGCGGCGACTTTCGCCATCAGCCCAGACGATGAAGGCTTCGAGGCGCTGCGCCTGGAGTTCCTCGAGCGTTACCAACAGGACTGCGCCGTGCACAGTGCGCTGTTCCCGGGCATGGCCGAACTGCTCGCCGACATCGAGAAAGGTAACCTGCTGTGGGGCGTGGTGACCAACAAGCCACTGCGCTTCGCCGAGCCGATCATGCAGCGCCTGGGGCTGGCCGAGCGCTCCGCGCTGTTGATCTGCCCCGACCACGTCAAACGCAGCAAGCCCGACCCCGAGCCGCTGACCCTGGCCTGCGCTACGCTCAAGCTCGACCCGGCCAGCGTGCTGTTCGTCGGTGACGACCTGCGCGACATCGAATCGGGACGTGACGCCGGCACCCGCACCGCAGCCGTGCGTTATGGCTACATCCACCCCGAGGACAACCCCAACAACTGGGGCGCCGACGTGGTAGTGGATCACCCTCTGGAACTGCGCAAGGTGCTCGACAGCGCGCTGTGCGGGTGCTGA
- the ubiG gene encoding bifunctional 2-polyprenyl-6-hydroxyphenol methylase/3-demethylubiquinol 3-O-methyltransferase UbiG, giving the protein MSNVDRAEIAKFEALAHRWWDRESEFKPLHDINPLRVNWIDERVGLAGKKVLDVGCGGGILSEAMALRGASVTGIDMGEAPLSVARLHQLESGVEVEYRQITAEALADEAAGQFDVVTCLEMLEHVPDPSSVIEACKRLVKPGGQVFFSTINRNPKAYLLAIVGAEYILKMLPRGTHDFKKFIRPSELGAWSRNAGLEVKDIIGLTYNPLTKHYKLSSDVDVNYMIQTLREE; this is encoded by the coding sequence ATGAGCAACGTCGACCGCGCCGAAATTGCCAAGTTCGAGGCCCTGGCCCACCGCTGGTGGGACCGCGAGAGCGAGTTCAAGCCGCTGCACGATATCAATCCCCTGCGGGTCAACTGGATCGACGAGCGCGTCGGCCTGGCTGGCAAGAAAGTCCTCGACGTGGGCTGTGGTGGCGGCATTCTCAGTGAAGCCATGGCCTTGCGCGGGGCCAGCGTCACTGGCATCGACATGGGCGAAGCACCGCTGTCGGTAGCGCGCCTGCACCAGCTGGAATCGGGGGTCGAGGTGGAGTACCGGCAGATCACCGCCGAGGCCCTGGCCGACGAAGCGGCCGGTCAGTTCGATGTGGTCACCTGCCTGGAAATGCTTGAGCACGTACCCGATCCTTCCTCGGTGATCGAAGCCTGCAAGCGCCTGGTCAAGCCCGGCGGCCAGGTGTTCTTCTCGACCATCAACCGTAATCCGAAGGCTTACCTGCTGGCCATTGTGGGCGCCGAGTACATCCTCAAGATGCTGCCGCGCGGCACCCACGACTTCAAGAAATTCATCCGCCCGTCCGAACTGGGCGCCTGGAGCCGCAACGCCGGCCTCGAGGTCAAGGACATCATCGGCCTGACCTACAACCCGCTGACCAAGCACTACAAGCTCAGCAGCGATGTCGACGTCAACTACATGATCCAGACCCTGCGCGAGGAATGA